The following coding sequences lie in one Arachis ipaensis cultivar K30076 chromosome B05, Araip1.1, whole genome shotgun sequence genomic window:
- the LOC107640668 gene encoding uncharacterized protein LOC107640668, which produces MTLLKALCDLGASINLMPLSMMRKLTIEEVKPTRISLVMADRSIKTPNGVVENLLVKVGEFIFPADFVILDTEEEENNSIILGRPFLATTRAIIDVVKGEMIFRVHNEQMVINVFKSMQHPPEQENYMKEEEVEEELLEDDNQEEQGEEVVEISIEDNEKEKEK; this is translated from the exons atgaCATTATTGAAAGCTCTCTGTGACCTAGGTGCTAGTATCAACTTGATGcccctctcaatgatgagaaaacttACCATAGAAGAAGTCAAACCTACCAGGATATCATTGGTGATggctgatagatcaatcaagacacccaatggagtTGTGGAAAATCTATTAGTGAAGGTTGGAGAGTTTatcttccctgcagactttgtgatcCTGGACACAGAAGAGGAAGAAAACAACTCAATTATcctgggaagaccatttctagctacaacAAGAGCCATTATCGATGTAGTAAAGGGAGAAATGATATTCAGGGTGCACAATGAGCAAATGGTTATCAATgttttcaaatcaatgcaacatccCCCTGAGCAAGAGAACTACATGAAG GAAGAAGAAGTGGAGGAGGAGTTACTGGAAGATGACAACCAAGAGGAACAAGGAGAGGAAGTGGTAGAGATCTCCATTGAAGACAATGAAAAGGAGAAGGAAAAATAG